A single region of the Marinobacter salinus genome encodes:
- the gltX gene encoding glutamate--tRNA ligase, translated as MTVRTRIAPSPTGDPHVGTAYVALFNLCFARQHGGQFILRIEDTDQARSTAESERDILQALRWLGLNWDEGPDVGGPHGPYRQSERKDSYKQYAEDLVTAGHAFYCFRTPEELEAIREERKANGLNPGIKGDLELSEEEVKRRLDAGEAHVIRMKVPDEGICEIQDMLRGTIEIDWAQVDCQILLKSDGMPTYHLANVVDDHRMAITHVLRGEEWINSAPKHKLLYQYFGWDMPELCHLPLLRNPDKSKLSKRKNPTSINFYERMGFLPEAVTNYLGRMGWSMPDEREKFTLDEMIENFDIQRVSLGGPVFDVEKLRWLNGQWLRDELTEEQFMERMRQWWFNEDALKALVPHIKGRAEVFSDVAPMAQFMFSGLLKLTPEDFAHNKLDEAQIKRVLQFTLWKLEAQRHWTKENIFADVKFLAKAMELKMGDFMFSIFVAIAGTPNSWSVMDSMDLLGPDMTRSRLRHALEILGGFSKKETKKVEKEYVALGA; from the coding sequence CTCACGTTGGTACCGCCTACGTGGCCCTCTTCAATCTCTGCTTTGCCCGCCAGCATGGCGGTCAGTTTATTCTGCGAATTGAAGACACCGATCAGGCTCGCAGCACCGCAGAGTCCGAGCGTGACATCCTTCAGGCGCTGCGCTGGCTGGGCCTGAACTGGGATGAGGGTCCCGATGTCGGTGGCCCTCATGGGCCGTACCGGCAGTCCGAACGCAAGGATTCCTACAAACAGTATGCCGAGGATCTGGTTACGGCCGGTCACGCGTTCTATTGCTTCCGGACGCCGGAAGAGCTGGAGGCCATCCGGGAAGAGCGAAAGGCCAACGGCCTGAATCCGGGCATCAAGGGTGATCTGGAGCTCTCGGAAGAGGAGGTGAAGCGTCGCCTGGACGCCGGCGAAGCCCACGTTATTCGCATGAAAGTGCCGGATGAAGGCATTTGCGAAATCCAGGATATGCTTCGAGGCACTATTGAAATCGACTGGGCCCAGGTGGATTGTCAGATACTGCTTAAGTCAGATGGCATGCCCACCTATCACCTGGCCAATGTGGTCGATGACCATAGAATGGCTATTACTCACGTCCTGCGTGGGGAAGAGTGGATTAACTCCGCGCCCAAGCACAAGTTGCTGTACCAGTACTTCGGCTGGGATATGCCTGAATTGTGTCATTTGCCACTGTTGCGCAATCCGGACAAGAGCAAGTTATCAAAGCGTAAGAACCCTACCAGCATCAACTTCTATGAGCGGATGGGCTTCCTGCCGGAGGCGGTTACCAATTATCTGGGCCGAATGGGCTGGTCTATGCCGGATGAGCGCGAGAAGTTCACGCTTGATGAGATGATTGAGAACTTCGACATCCAGCGTGTTTCTCTGGGTGGTCCTGTCTTTGATGTGGAGAAGCTTCGCTGGCTCAACGGCCAATGGCTGCGGGATGAACTGACTGAAGAGCAGTTCATGGAGCGTATGCGTCAGTGGTGGTTCAATGAGGATGCTCTGAAGGCCCTGGTGCCACATATCAAGGGCCGGGCGGAGGTGTTTTCGGACGTCGCCCCCATGGCGCAGTTCATGTTCTCCGGCCTGTTGAAGTTGACTCCGGAAGACTTTGCGCACAATAAACTGGATGAGGCCCAGATTAAACGCGTGCTCCAGTTCACGCTCTGGAAGCTTGAGGCGCAACGCCACTGGACCAAGGAGAACATTTTTGCAGATGTGAAATTTCTGGCCAAGGCCATGGAGCTGAAAATGGGCGACTTTATGTTTTCCATTTTCGTGGCCATCGCCGGTACGCCGAATTCCTGGTCGGTCATGGACTCCATGGACCTTCTGGGGCCGGACATGACCCGTTCCCGTCTGCGTCATGCTCTGGAAATATTGGGTGGTTTCTCCAAGAAAGAAACCAAAAAAGTGGAGAAAGAGTACGTGGCTCTGGGTGCTTAA